A portion of the Carya illinoinensis cultivar Pawnee chromosome 11, C.illinoinensisPawnee_v1, whole genome shotgun sequence genome contains these proteins:
- the LOC122281390 gene encoding uncharacterized protein LOC122281390 isoform X2 — protein MDKADQTQKYNNGGSGGGIGGVARSSRNPKQKKAPQRGLGVAQLEKIRLEEQKKKDVAAILSPPASFSERKSSFLSLPIPTYHHSNPSSCSIPFPSPSLPDLSSPDLLIRPPQPAQNNDVNNSSRVNIGGFEAGWLGISVPGQGCVPKLWNSHEYNLEKDLEKENSGMDPGLAYRSNLNLPYESDNHIWPLPSLMPRTQQYQQQPMVNVSSGTSSSSVLNSRMEPPSNQSYYCNYTPMWPPEEEKMVGTKRLYPFSLDNSSGPPSHYKLPTLVAPVRSDESASCENVGMFNFEGSNSILRERPLWSTSISNSNMNSNKNIKENEVIKAEFLSLSPRITSTCPSSKFIQQSACLASQEPKFHDESLPYQGIVEDPIIKPAGSSLLNRQPPFYYFLPPAKEQIGKATTTNNNCNGGVVERIDLNLKL, from the exons ATGGATAAAGCGGATCAAACCCAGAAGTATAACAATGGCGGGAGTGGTGGTGGTATCGGCGGCGTTGCTAGATCTTCCAGAAACCCAAAGCAAAAGAAAGCCCCACAGAGAGGACTTGGGGTCGCGCAGCTTGAAAAGATCAGGCTAGaagaacagaaaaagaaagatgtAGCTGCAATTTTGTCACCGCCAGCTTCATTCTCAGAGAGAAAATCTTCCTTTCTATCTTTGCCAATTCCAACTTACCACCATTCTAATCCATCTTCATGCTCAATTCCCTTTCCTTCTCCATCCCTGCCTGATCTTTCATCGCCAGATTTGTTAATCCGGCCACCTCAACCGGCTCAAAACAACGATGTAAACAATTCAAGCAGGGTAAATATTGGTGGGTTTGAAGCCGGATGGTTGGGGATTTCAGTGCCTGGGCAGGGCTGCGTGCCTAAATTGTGGAACTCCCACGAGTATAATCTGGAAAAGGATCTGGAAAAGGAGAATTCTGGCATGGATCCCGGATTGGCATATCGGTCGAATTTGAATTTGCCTTATGAATCGGACAACCATATTTGGCCTCTCCCTAGTTTGATGCCAAGAACACAGCAATATCAGCAACAGCCAATG GTGAATGTCTCATCAGGTACTTCATCATCATCTGTACTAAATTCTCGTATGGAGCCCCCTTCAAACCAAAGCTATTATTGCAACTATACACCTATGTGGCCTCCTGAGGAAGAGAAG ATGGTTGGCACGAAGAGGCTGTATCCATTCTCTCTCGACAATTCTTCAGGCCCCCCTTCCCACTACAAATTACCTACCCTTGTTGCTCCTGTCAGATCAGATGAATCAGCCTCATGTGAAAACGTAGGCATGTTTAATTTTGAGGGCAGCAATTCAATTCTAAG agaaAGACCCTTATGGTCaacttccatttccaactctaacatgaattcaaataaaaacataaaagaaaatgaggttaTCAAAGCAGAGTTTCTGTCATTATCTCCCAGAATCACTTCAACATGTCCAAGCTCAAAGTTCATACAGCAATCAGCTTGTCTGGCCTCTCAAGAGCCCAAATTCCATGATGAATCACTACCTTATCAA GGAATTGTGGAAGACCCAATAATCAAGCCTGCAGGGTCAAGTCTGTTGAATCGACAACCACCCTTTTATTACTTCCTCCCACCTGCAAAGGAGCAAATTGGCAAAGCGACAACCACTAATAACAATTGCAACGGCGGAGTAGTAGAAAGGATTGATCTGAATTTAAAGTTATAA
- the LOC122281389 gene encoding sodium/calcium exchanger NCL-like, translating into MSAKHLTLSLLLFFFLILSCDPSYGRFITHRTYFSLSSDLVTDGVQQLRGPPYLALNRSSSFSAESTCDQTYGFLPCTTTVLGNIFLIVVYGSLMFLSATYLSNGSELLLDILGPGIVGGLFLPILGALPDAMLILVSGLSGSTATAQSQVSVGMGLLAGSTIMLLTIIWGTCVIVGKCDLVDSVAQDAKDTKGFNLTESGVSTDIWTSYTARIMVVSVIPFLIVQILQALGSTSGRHLAVLIALIVSLLLLISYCLYQVLQPGIQRRKISYVKHKRVIFGLLRNLKDRAAGRLLSDNGEPNEEGIKKLFSVVDTNGDGNISYSELRALIVGIRFEEIDLKKDKAVDKLMRDFDTSQNGQIDETEFVNCISKWLKKATLIQTASSGHGSSTLRFLNAFNQDTDKEHDLLDVGDESDEEIEDAGGSRWTSIKAVLLLLLGTLIAAAFADPLVDAVDNFSDATGIPAFFISFIVLPMATNSSEAVSAIIFASRDKRQTASLTFSELYGAATMNNVLCLSVFLALVYVRGLTWEFSSEVLVIVIVCLVMGGFASFRTHFPLWTALVAFPLYPFSLALIYVLDYVLGWA; encoded by the exons ATGTCGGCCAAGCATCTAACCCTctccctcctcctcttcttcttcctgatCTTATCATGCGATCCCTCCTATGGCCGCTTCATCACCCACCGTACGTACTTCTCTTTATCTTCTGATCTAGTTACCGATGGGGTCCAGCAGCTCCGTGGACCGCCCTACCTCGCTCTCAACCGGTCCTCTTCCTTCTCTGCCGAGTCCACTTGCGATCAGACCTACGGGTTCTTGCCGTGCACCACCACCGTCCTTGGAAATATCTTCCTCATCGTCGTCTATGGCTCACTCATGTTCCTCTCCGCCACCTATTTGTCCAACGGCAGCGAGCTCTTGTTGGATATTCTTGGCCCCGGTATTGTCGGCGGGTTGTTCCTTCCAATCCTCGGCGCCCTTCCGGATGCCATGCTTATTCTTG TATCCGGTCTTTCAGGAAGCACAGCAACTGCTCAAAGTCAAGTTTCTGTTGGTATGGGCTTGCTAGCCGGTTCAACTATTATGCTTCTTACGATCATATGGGGAACATGCGTTATTGTTGGCAAGTGCGATCTCGTTGATTCAGTTGCACAAGATGCAAAAGATACAAAAGGGTTTAACTTGACTG AATCGGGTGTTAGTACTGATATCTGGACTAGCTATACTGCAAGGATTATGGTAGTTTCTGTCATCCCATTTTTAATCGTTCAAATACTACAAGCTCTCGGTTCAACGTCGGGGAGGCACTTGGCAGTCCTGATTGCGCTTATTGTCTCTCTCCTACTATTAATTTCCTATTGTCTTTATCAA GTCCTTCAACCTGGGATCCAGAGACGGAAAATATCTTATGTGAAGCACAAGCGTGTTATATTTGGACTTCTAAGGAATCTAAAAGACCGGGCAGCGGGGAGGCTGCTAAGCGATAATGGTGAACCTAATGaggaaggaattaaaaa GTTGTTTTCTGTAGTAGACACAAATGGAGATGGAAACATTTCATATAGTGAATTGAGAGCATTGATTGTTGGAATTCGATTTGAAGAGATTGACCTGAAAAAGGATAAGGCTGTAGATAAATTAATGAGAGATTTTGATACATCCCAAAATGGTCAGATTGACGAGACAGAGTTTGTCAATTGCATTTCTAAATGGCTGAAGAAGGCAACGCTTATACAGACTGCCTCTAGTGGTCATGGTTCTAGCACTCTTAGGTTTTTAAATGCCTTTAACCAG GACACAGATAAAGAGCATGATTTGTTGGATGTGGGTGATGAAAGCGATGAAGAAATTGAGGATGCTGGGGGTTCCAGGTGGACATCTATCAAAGCAGTGCTATTGTTGTTACTGGGAACTCTCATTGCTGCCGCATTTGCTGACCCCTTGGTAGATGCTGTTGATAACTTTTCTGATGCCACCGGTATTCCTGCATTCTTCATCTCCTTCATCGTGCTGCCTATGGCTACCAACTCTAGCGAAGCTGTGTCAGCAATTATATTTGCTAGTCGTGACAAACGTCAAACTGCCTCATTGACATTTTCTGAG CTATATGGGGCAGCAACAATGAATAATGTCCTCTGCCTCTCAGTGTTCCTAGCCCTTGTTTACGTTAGGGGATTGACATGGGAGTTCTCATCTGAAGTACTGGTTATTGTTATTGTCTGCCTTGTAATGGGTGGCTTCGCCAGCTTCCGCACCCATTTCCCTCTCTGGACAGCTCTTGTAGCTTTCCCACTTTACCCATTCTCCCTTGCCCTGATCTATGTTCTTGACTATGTTTTGGGCTGGGCATAA
- the LOC122281390 gene encoding uncharacterized protein LOC122281390 isoform X1, translating into MRVGLVKKRGVERAFGREIWKRTRMDKADQTQKYNNGGSGGGIGGVARSSRNPKQKKAPQRGLGVAQLEKIRLEEQKKKDVAAILSPPASFSERKSSFLSLPIPTYHHSNPSSCSIPFPSPSLPDLSSPDLLIRPPQPAQNNDVNNSSRVNIGGFEAGWLGISVPGQGCVPKLWNSHEYNLEKDLEKENSGMDPGLAYRSNLNLPYESDNHIWPLPSLMPRTQQYQQQPMVNVSSGTSSSSVLNSRMEPPSNQSYYCNYTPMWPPEEEKMVGTKRLYPFSLDNSSGPPSHYKLPTLVAPVRSDESASCENVGMFNFEGSNSILRERPLWSTSISNSNMNSNKNIKENEVIKAEFLSLSPRITSTCPSSKFIQQSACLASQEPKFHDESLPYQGIVEDPIIKPAGSSLLNRQPPFYYFLPPAKEQIGKATTTNNNCNGGVVERIDLNLKL; encoded by the exons ATGAGAGTCGGTCTAGTAAAGAAACGAGGAGTGGAGCGAGCATTTGGgcgagaaat aTGGAAAAGAACAAGAATGGATAAAGCGGATCAAACCCAGAAGTATAACAATGGCGGGAGTGGTGGTGGTATCGGCGGCGTTGCTAGATCTTCCAGAAACCCAAAGCAAAAGAAAGCCCCACAGAGAGGACTTGGGGTCGCGCAGCTTGAAAAGATCAGGCTAGaagaacagaaaaagaaagatgtAGCTGCAATTTTGTCACCGCCAGCTTCATTCTCAGAGAGAAAATCTTCCTTTCTATCTTTGCCAATTCCAACTTACCACCATTCTAATCCATCTTCATGCTCAATTCCCTTTCCTTCTCCATCCCTGCCTGATCTTTCATCGCCAGATTTGTTAATCCGGCCACCTCAACCGGCTCAAAACAACGATGTAAACAATTCAAGCAGGGTAAATATTGGTGGGTTTGAAGCCGGATGGTTGGGGATTTCAGTGCCTGGGCAGGGCTGCGTGCCTAAATTGTGGAACTCCCACGAGTATAATCTGGAAAAGGATCTGGAAAAGGAGAATTCTGGCATGGATCCCGGATTGGCATATCGGTCGAATTTGAATTTGCCTTATGAATCGGACAACCATATTTGGCCTCTCCCTAGTTTGATGCCAAGAACACAGCAATATCAGCAACAGCCAATG GTGAATGTCTCATCAGGTACTTCATCATCATCTGTACTAAATTCTCGTATGGAGCCCCCTTCAAACCAAAGCTATTATTGCAACTATACACCTATGTGGCCTCCTGAGGAAGAGAAG ATGGTTGGCACGAAGAGGCTGTATCCATTCTCTCTCGACAATTCTTCAGGCCCCCCTTCCCACTACAAATTACCTACCCTTGTTGCTCCTGTCAGATCAGATGAATCAGCCTCATGTGAAAACGTAGGCATGTTTAATTTTGAGGGCAGCAATTCAATTCTAAG agaaAGACCCTTATGGTCaacttccatttccaactctaacatgaattcaaataaaaacataaaagaaaatgaggttaTCAAAGCAGAGTTTCTGTCATTATCTCCCAGAATCACTTCAACATGTCCAAGCTCAAAGTTCATACAGCAATCAGCTTGTCTGGCCTCTCAAGAGCCCAAATTCCATGATGAATCACTACCTTATCAA GGAATTGTGGAAGACCCAATAATCAAGCCTGCAGGGTCAAGTCTGTTGAATCGACAACCACCCTTTTATTACTTCCTCCCACCTGCAAAGGAGCAAATTGGCAAAGCGACAACCACTAATAACAATTGCAACGGCGGAGTAGTAGAAAGGATTGATCTGAATTTAAAGTTATAA